The DNA window ATGCCTGACCTGCGGGAAAGCCCACCTGCGCAAGGGATTCAGAGTAGCTAAATTCGAACTGACGGAGTGATCCTGTGGTACGACTATACAGAGAGAACAGATCAAAATTTTACCGGGTCAAGTGCCCTGACTGCGAGAATGAACAGATAATCTTTGAGAAGGCAAGCACCGTCGTAGACTGTGTTGTCTGTGGACATGTCCTTGCCGAACCGCGCGGTGGACGAGCCGCTCTCAAGGCAGAGATCCTGGCCGAACTTGAGTGATCAGATTATGCATGAGAGAGACTGGCCTGAAGAGGGAGAACTGGTCGTCTGCACCGTCGCGACAGTCAAGGACTTCGTCGCGTTTGTGCAGCTCGACGAGTATCACGGTCGAGAAGGCCTGATCCCGATCTCAGAGATTGCAACCGGGTGGATCAAGTACATCCGGGACCACATCTCTGAAGGGCAGAAGATCGTCTGCAAGGTTCTGCATGTCGATACCCAGAAAGGTCATATCGATCTCTCTCTCAAGGATGTCAACGATCATCAGCGGCGCGAAAAGATCTGTGAATGGAAGAATGAGCAGAAGGCACATAAATGGATCGAATTCGCTGCTGAGGCCTCCGGCGCTTCCATTGAGGAGATCGAGAACGCCCTGTACCATGAGTACGGCGTCCTCTTCGTCCCCTTTGAGGAGATGGTGACCAATGAGCCGTCGATCCGTGAGAAGGTCTCTCTCTCTAAAGAGATTCTCGATGCACTGATCGCCGTTGCCCATGAGAATGTGAAGATCCCGAAGGTCACGGTCAGCGGAGTGCTGCACCTGACCTCGACAAAGCCTGACGGAGTGAATGTGATCCGACGTGCTCTGCGCAGTGCAGAGCCGAAGATCCCCGACGTCGGCATCGATATCTTCTACATCGGCGCACCCAAGTACGGTATCAAGATCACGGCCCCCGATTACAAGACTGCACAGAAGGCGATCGACCGCGCAGCAGCAGCAGCGGTGGGTGTCGTCGAGCGTGCAGGTGGCGAGGCCAAGTTTGTGCGCAAGCAGAAGTCTGGTAAGGTCTGATGAAGGGCCGGATCAGGCGCTGTTCTGCTGATCACACCTATACGCTCGCTGCGCAGTGCCCGGTCTGTAAAGAACCGACCGAGACTGCGCATCCTGCCCGTTATTCCCCGGAAGATAGATACGGGCTATACCGTAGACTGGTGCGATGATGGAGCAGGTCACAGTAACTTTTTTTGGGGACCCTTTTAGGAATAACGACCGTGAGGTCACGGGTTCCGCGATTATGATCGAAGGACTTCCCGGGATCGGTCAGGTCGGCAAGGTGGTGGCAGATTATCTGATCGAGGAACTCCATGCCGAGAAGATTGCCGAGATCCATTCAATCTTCTTCCCTCCCCAGGTGATCCTTTTGGATGGCGGGACGGTCCGGCTGGTAGGGAATGAGGTCTATCGATACCGGACCGCAGAACAGCTGGTCTACTTCCTGGTCGGCGACTGTCAGAGCCTCTCAAACGAGGGGCACTACCTCCTTGCCGAGCAGTACTTGCAGATCGCAGCCCGTCTCGGAGTCACCAGGATCTATACGCTCGGTGGTTACGGAGTCGGCCACCTGGTCGACGAGCCGCGGGTGCTCTGCGCGGTTAATGATCCCGCACTCCGTGGGCCGGTCGAGGAGGCAGGCGGGATCTTCACCCGGGACGAGCCCGGGGGAGGTATCGTCGGCGCTGCCGGGCTGTTGCTCGGCCTCGGTGCCGGCCAGGGGATCGATGGAATCTGTCTGATGGGGGAGACCTCGGGATATCTGATCGATCCCAAGAGTGCCCATAACCTCCTCTCCCTGCTCTGCAGGGTCACCGGGCTGGTGGTGGATACGAGCCGGCTGCATGAACGGGCCGATGACCTGGAGCAGGTGCTCGCCGAGGTGCGTGAGAGCGAACAGGTCAGAACGAACGATGAGCTGCGGTACATTGGGTAACTGACATGCATCTCCGTGCCGATCTGCACATCCACTCGCCGTTCGCGCTGGCAGTCTCGAAGCATATGCTCCCCGAGCAACTGCTCGCTTCTTCAGCGATCAAGGGGATCCAGGTCATCGGGACCGGCGACGGTCTCCACCCGACCTGG is part of the Methanosphaerula palustris E1-9c genome and encodes:
- a CDS encoding 30S ribosomal protein S27e, translating into MVRLYRENRSKFYRVKCPDCENEQIIFEKASTVVDCVVCGHVLAEPRGGRAALKAEILAELE
- a CDS encoding translation initiation factor IF-2 subunit alpha, which translates into the protein MHERDWPEEGELVVCTVATVKDFVAFVQLDEYHGREGLIPISEIATGWIKYIRDHISEGQKIVCKVLHVDTQKGHIDLSLKDVNDHQRREKICEWKNEQKAHKWIEFAAEASGASIEEIENALYHEYGVLFVPFEEMVTNEPSIREKVSLSKEILDALIAVAHENVKIPKVTVSGVLHLTSTKPDGVNVIRRALRSAEPKIPDVGIDIFYIGAPKYGIKITAPDYKTAQKAIDRAAAAAVGVVERAGGEAKFVRKQKSGKV
- a CDS encoding proteasome assembly chaperone family protein, giving the protein MEQVTVTFFGDPFRNNDREVTGSAIMIEGLPGIGQVGKVVADYLIEELHAEKIAEIHSIFFPPQVILLDGGTVRLVGNEVYRYRTAEQLVYFLVGDCQSLSNEGHYLLAEQYLQIAARLGVTRIYTLGGYGVGHLVDEPRVLCAVNDPALRGPVEEAGGIFTRDEPGGGIVGAAGLLLGLGAGQGIDGICLMGETSGYLIDPKSAHNLLSLLCRVTGLVVDTSRLHERADDLEQVLAEVRESEQVRTNDELRYIG
- a CDS encoding RNA-protein complex protein Nop10, which codes for MKGRIRRCSADHTYTLAAQCPVCKEPTETAHPARYSPEDRYGLYRRLVR